The following proteins come from a genomic window of candidate division WOR-3 bacterium:
- the asnS gene encoding asparagine--tRNA ligase — protein MEQEPLISRIARYAGDTVTLKGWVYNTRSSGKIRFVLLRDGTGVIQCVFVKGAVPEPAFELADSVTQESTVEVSGTVREDKRAPGGYELTATDLKLIHLAEPFPITPKEHGVDFLMKHRHLWIRSPRQVAILRIRSAVIKACRDFLDNAGFVLCDTPILTPAACEGTTTLFNVDYYGEPVFLTQSGQLYNEPLAAAVRRTYCFGPTFRAEKSKTRRHLTEFWMLEPEMAFCDLAGAMDLAEDLVADIVARVLDRCRPELATLERDIAKLEAVRKPFVRISYAEAVKLLRQKGKDVKPGDDFGGDEETVIGESHDRPVLIHHYPAANKAFYMKRDAENPTLALAMDMIAPEGYGEIIGGGQREDDINELEKRIREYGLPREAFEWYLDVRRFGSFPHSGFGLGLERTVAWICGVRHIRETIPFARMLEKIYP, from the coding sequence GTGGAACAGGAACCACTGATTAGCCGCATTGCCCGATACGCCGGAGATACTGTAACGCTCAAAGGCTGGGTTTACAATACGCGCTCGTCCGGCAAGATAAGGTTTGTGCTGCTGCGTGACGGCACCGGTGTCATCCAGTGTGTATTTGTCAAAGGTGCAGTTCCAGAACCGGCCTTCGAGCTCGCCGACTCGGTCACGCAGGAATCAACGGTCGAGGTCAGCGGTACGGTGCGCGAGGACAAGCGCGCGCCCGGTGGATACGAGCTGACCGCAACCGACCTCAAGCTCATTCACCTGGCCGAACCATTCCCGATAACGCCCAAGGAACACGGCGTTGACTTTCTAATGAAGCATCGTCACCTGTGGATTCGTTCCCCGCGCCAGGTCGCGATTCTTCGTATCCGCTCTGCAGTCATCAAGGCCTGCCGCGACTTCCTTGACAATGCCGGATTTGTCCTGTGCGATACTCCGATTCTTACCCCGGCAGCTTGCGAGGGTACGACTACGCTGTTCAATGTTGACTACTACGGCGAGCCTGTTTTTCTCACCCAGTCCGGCCAGCTTTACAACGAGCCGCTCGCGGCCGCGGTACGCCGGACCTACTGCTTCGGTCCGACATTCCGCGCCGAGAAATCCAAGACCCGACGACACCTGACCGAGTTCTGGATGCTGGAACCAGAAATGGCTTTCTGCGACCTTGCCGGTGCGATGGACTTGGCTGAGGACCTTGTCGCCGACATAGTGGCACGCGTGCTGGACCGCTGTCGGCCTGAACTTGCGACTCTGGAACGGGATATTGCGAAACTGGAAGCAGTCCGAAAACCTTTCGTCCGGATTTCGTATGCCGAGGCGGTCAAGCTTCTACGGCAAAAGGGTAAAGACGTGAAACCCGGGGACGACTTTGGTGGCGATGAGGAGACGGTTATTGGTGAGAGTCATGACCGGCCGGTGTTGATTCACCACTATCCGGCCGCCAACAAGGCTTTCTACATGAAACGTGACGCAGAGAACCCGACCTTGGCGCTCGCAATGGACATGATTGCGCCCGAAGGTTACGGTGAGATCATCGGCGGCGGTCAGCGCGAGGATGACATCAACGAGCTTGAGAAACGAATTAGGGAATACGGGCTTCCGCGCGAGGCTTTCGAGTGGTATCTTGACGTGCGGCGATTTGGTTCGTTTCCCCATTCTGGATTCGGCCTAGGGCTCGAACGAACCGTTGCCTGGATATGCGGCGTGCGTCACATTCGCGAGACGATTCCGTTCGCCCGGATGCTTGAGAAGATTTATCCATAG
- a CDS encoding FlgD immunoglobulin-like domain containing protein — MKAGMVLAVAFLVAAAFAVPGLTATGPTETGPTADVIGSPQEHTRAPIEIDGFTYTVEWAFGIGQQGCVGVTGVQDTLVWVSSGGVSGGTTDTNWILVFDARTRVLLDSFKQYVQAGYNWGYRDMYYDRAENAVYAGCENNRMDKINATTRALIATYTLTGSPTPSIVRGITGDGDSLYVSNFGTTIIKCSKTGTNCHTVAPAGHSGIYGLGLAKNEGQVYASTASYDYSCLRYNYPAWTLRDTTLITQITGGTMGGCEMFRGDTFLLVLGQMTQDSVFCLRRIAGVANDVGVSTVLSPPSAMTPGTIAPKAQLRNFGTAAQTGFPVSCWIDSGATRVYNQTVTYTGSLPGGGIDSVAFPNWTSGPAGAQYRVTMFTSLPGDQNQANDTSFRNVTISGAVFSETIHVRRIATDAPTIDGVISPGEWAASVWYDISDLANRGGSGARPAGSVYMYFLYDSSPGFIYMACDVPPVATRTNYDQFGPYVDEDHSHTWSTDSSEGNHWVEYVSADSVVYRALLNTVPNVWRMPGQCPGAVSASGTTSGHLQIEAKIQLGALKGDLTVDVGDTVGYFMYMAQAGSVFWGWWPQSLLMANWANPAYYGHMIFDASIVGAEERPQGTLFALEKVAPTLVRESGRISYYVGTRANTSLCVYDEAGKLVRTLAQGVTEPGTKTVVWDRTDNAGARVAAGTYFYRLVVDGKPVSAKTILLD, encoded by the coding sequence ATGAAAGCAGGAATGGTGCTCGCCGTAGCCTTTCTGGTTGCGGCCGCGTTCGCCGTCCCTGGTCTGACGGCAACCGGCCCGACTGAGACAGGACCAACGGCAGACGTCATCGGCAGCCCGCAGGAGCACACGCGCGCGCCGATCGAGATAGACGGCTTCACTTACACAGTTGAGTGGGCATTCGGCATCGGACAACAGGGATGCGTGGGTGTGACCGGTGTCCAGGATACCCTGGTCTGGGTTTCCTCGGGCGGAGTCTCAGGTGGGACCACAGACACGAACTGGATTCTTGTGTTCGATGCGAGAACCAGGGTGCTCTTGGACTCGTTCAAGCAGTACGTGCAGGCCGGGTACAACTGGGGCTACCGAGACATGTACTATGACCGGGCCGAGAATGCGGTCTATGCCGGGTGCGAAAACAACCGGATGGACAAGATCAATGCCACGACGCGTGCCCTGATTGCGACCTATACGCTGACCGGAAGCCCAACTCCCAGCATCGTCCGGGGCATTACCGGCGACGGCGACTCGCTGTATGTGTCTAACTTCGGCACAACCATCATCAAGTGCTCGAAGACCGGCACAAACTGTCATACGGTTGCGCCAGCCGGACACAGCGGGATTTACGGCTTGGGGTTGGCAAAGAACGAAGGCCAGGTATATGCATCTACCGCGTCGTATGATTACTCTTGCTTACGCTACAACTATCCGGCCTGGACCTTGCGCGATACGACCCTGATTACCCAGATTACAGGCGGGACGATGGGTGGCTGTGAGATGTTCCGCGGCGACACGTTCCTACTCGTGCTTGGTCAGATGACGCAGGACTCAGTGTTCTGTCTGCGCCGGATTGCCGGGGTGGCAAATGACGTTGGTGTCAGCACGGTACTATCACCGCCGAGCGCAATGACTCCGGGCACGATTGCACCCAAGGCACAACTTCGTAACTTCGGGACTGCAGCGCAGACCGGGTTCCCGGTGAGCTGCTGGATTGATTCGGGCGCGACCAGGGTGTATAACCAGACCGTAACTTACACCGGTTCGCTACCAGGTGGCGGTATTGATTCGGTTGCGTTCCCGAACTGGACTTCGGGACCGGCCGGTGCGCAGTACAGGGTGACGATGTTCACGAGCCTGCCGGGCGACCAGAACCAGGCAAACGATACCTCGTTCAGGAATGTGACGATTTCCGGTGCGGTGTTCAGCGAGACGATTCACGTGCGTCGAATCGCAACCGATGCGCCGACAATTGACGGCGTCATCAGTCCGGGCGAGTGGGCCGCCTCGGTGTGGTACGACATATCAGACCTTGCGAACCGTGGCGGATCCGGTGCGAGACCTGCAGGCAGCGTGTACATGTATTTTCTGTATGACTCGTCGCCCGGGTTCATCTACATGGCGTGCGATGTGCCACCGGTTGCGACCCGTACCAACTACGACCAGTTTGGGCCGTATGTTGACGAGGACCACAGCCATACATGGTCAACCGACTCCAGCGAGGGCAATCACTGGGTTGAATATGTGAGTGCGGACTCGGTTGTGTACCGGGCGCTTCTCAACACGGTACCTAATGTGTGGCGCATGCCGGGTCAGTGTCCGGGCGCAGTGAGCGCGAGTGGCACGACGAGCGGTCACCTGCAGATTGAGGCGAAAATCCAGTTGGGCGCACTCAAGGGTGATTTGACGGTTGATGTCGGTGATACGGTCGGATACTTCATGTACATGGCCCAGGCAGGCAGTGTGTTCTGGGGCTGGTGGCCGCAGAGTCTTCTGATGGCCAACTGGGCTAATCCGGCCTATTATGGCCACATGATTTTCGACGCCAGTATCGTCGGTGCAGAAGAGCGGCCCCAGGGCACGCTGTTCGCGCTTGAGAAAGTCGCACCGACGCTTGTGCGCGAGTCGGGCCGCATCAGCTACTATGTCGGAACACGAGCGAACACCTCGCTGTGTGTATACGATGAAGCAGGTAAGCTGGTACGCACACTGGCCCAAGGCGTGACCGAGCCTGGTACCAAGACCGTGGTATGGGACCGTACGGACAACGCCGGAGCCAGGGTTGCTGCCGGAACCTACTTCTACCGTCTGGTTGTTGACGGCAAGCCGGTCTCGGCCAAGACAATCCTGCTCGACTAA